A portion of the Polaribacter cellanae genome contains these proteins:
- a CDS encoding ZIP family metal transporter, with translation MSYILLILSVLLGAILVFIIKPSTKIVRLLLAFSGSYLLSVTVLHLLPDVYTINSDATIVGVFILIGIILQSVLESFSKGAEHGHIHMHTDGKKFPTLLFVSLCLHAFSEGLPIHYADDNLLWAIIVHKIPIAIVLTTFLLHTNYPKKTIFLFLTFFAFMSPLGILLGDKIPFFTIYTTEITALIIGVFLHISTIILFESTENHKFNLQKFIAILLGVLLTIFTL, from the coding sequence ATGAGTTATATTCTTTTAATTTTATCTGTTTTATTAGGTGCTATTTTGGTTTTTATTATAAAACCAAGTACTAAAATAGTTCGTTTATTATTGGCCTTTAGTGGCTCGTATCTACTTTCTGTTACTGTTTTACACTTATTACCAGATGTTTACACGATTAACTCTGATGCTACAATAGTTGGGGTTTTTATCTTAATAGGAATTATTTTACAATCTGTTTTAGAATCGTTTTCTAAAGGAGCAGAACATGGGCATATTCATATGCACACAGATGGAAAAAAGTTTCCAACGCTACTTTTTGTAAGCTTATGTTTACATGCTTTTTCGGAAGGTTTGCCAATACATTATGCAGATGATAATTTATTATGGGCAATTATTGTTCATAAAATACCCATCGCAATTGTATTAACTACTTTTTTATTACATACCAATTATCCTAAGAAAACCATTTTTCTATTTTTAACTTTCTTTGCATTTATGAGTCCTTTAGGAATTCTTTTGGGCGATAAAATTCCATTTTTTACAATCTATACAACTGAAATTACAGCTTTAATTATTGGTGTTTTCTTACATATTTCTACCATTATACTTTTTGAAAGCACTGAAAATCATAAATTTAACTTACAGAAATTTATTGCGATTCTTTTAGGAGTACTTCTTACTATTTTTACTTTATAG
- a CDS encoding class I SAM-dependent DNA methyltransferase, whose translation MKTKDWFTDWFNTPYYHILYKNRDNSDAQLFMKNITEFLELPKSTHILDLPCGKGRHSVFLNTLGYKVTGGDLSKNSIEFAKKFENETLSFKAHDMRKAFNNTYDAIFNLFTSFGYFEDDSEDILILKNIKNGLNENGYFVFDFLNADKVKANLVTEETKIVDNITFNIKREITNGFIVKIISFFADGKNHSYIERVKFLDLEKMTSYFEKVGFTIKNVFGDYNLNNFDSKTSNRLILVAK comes from the coding sequence TTGAAAACAAAAGATTGGTTTACAGATTGGTTTAATACCCCATATTATCATATTTTATATAAAAACAGAGATAATTCTGATGCTCAATTATTTATGAAAAATATTACTGAGTTTTTAGAGTTACCAAAATCGACACATATTTTAGATTTGCCCTGTGGTAAAGGGCGTCATTCTGTGTTTTTAAATACTTTAGGTTATAAAGTTACTGGTGGAGACCTGTCTAAAAATAGCATCGAATTCGCCAAAAAATTCGAAAACGAAACACTTAGTTTTAAAGCACATGATATGCGCAAAGCTTTCAACAATACATACGATGCTATTTTTAATTTGTTTACCAGTTTTGGTTATTTTGAAGATGATTCTGAAGATATTTTAATTCTTAAAAATATAAAAAACGGCTTAAATGAAAATGGTTATTTTGTCTTCGATTTTTTAAATGCGGATAAAGTAAAGGCAAATTTAGTAACGGAAGAAACTAAAATTGTAGATAATATTACCTTCAACATAAAAAGAGAAATTACAAATGGTTTTATTGTAAAAATTATTTCTTTTTTTGCTGATGGAAAAAATCATTCTTATATAGAACGTGTAAAGTTTTTAGATTTAGAGAAAATGACTTCGTATTTTGAAAAAGTTGGTTTTACAATTAAAAACGTTTTTGGAGATTATAATTTAAATAATTTCGATTCTAAAACTTCCAATCGATTAATTTTAGTAGCAAAATAA
- a CDS encoding MerC domain-containing protein, producing MNLITNKSDTLGIIASVLCFIHCLLTPLLFITHIGNFGIHSNKPFWWSNLDFLFLAIGFFAVLRSSKVSTKKFIKVLLWSFWTLLFLLVVNEKNEILHLPEIIMYLVTITLVILHVYNLKYCTCKKDSCCV from the coding sequence ATGAATTTAATTACTAATAAATCTGATACTTTAGGTATTATTGCCAGTGTTTTATGTTTTATACACTGTTTGTTAACTCCTTTATTGTTTATAACACATATAGGTAATTTTGGTATCCATAGCAACAAACCATTTTGGTGGAGTAATTTAGATTTTCTTTTTTTAGCAATCGGTTTTTTTGCAGTATTACGTTCTAGTAAAGTTAGCACAAAGAAATTTATAAAAGTACTTTTATGGAGTTTTTGGACATTGTTATTTTTGCTTGTAGTTAATGAAAAAAACGAAATTCTTCATCTTCCTGAAATTATTATGTATCTTGTTACAATAACTTTAGTAATTTTGCACGTTTATAATTTAAAATACTGCACTTGTAAAAAAGATAGTTGTTGTGTTTAA
- a CDS encoding Fur family transcriptional regulator yields MGIVRKTHSLNLLLGEFHKSSSAISTVQLVKKFKSKINKSTIYRILDKLEDDGVLHTILGKDGVKQYAKCTSCSKSIHTDNHPHLQCTICNKIYCLDVAISIPEIPKYKVNNIRVFLEGECNFCKLKN; encoded by the coding sequence ATGGGTATTGTAAGAAAAACACATTCACTTAATTTACTATTAGGAGAGTTTCATAAAAGTTCTTCTGCCATTTCTACTGTTCAATTGGTAAAGAAATTTAAATCTAAAATAAATAAATCTACAATTTACCGCATTTTAGATAAACTAGAAGACGATGGTGTTTTACATACTATATTAGGAAAAGATGGTGTAAAGCAATATGCAAAATGTACAAGTTGTTCTAAATCTATACATACAGATAATCACCCTCATTTGCAATGTACTATTTGTAATAAAATATACTGTTTAGATGTTGCAATTTCAATTCCAGAGATTCCAAAATATAAAGTAAATAATATTCGTGTGTTTTTAGAGGGCGAATGCAATTTTTGTAAATTAAAAAACTAG
- a CDS encoding THUMP domain-containing class I SAM-dependent RNA methyltransferase, giving the protein MNKDFKMTATTLFGLESVLAKELKDLGAQDVKEGIRSVTFRGDKGFMYKANMALRTAVRVLKPIKTCKIYDEEDLYEAIQKIKWENYLETQGTFAIGAVVNSKNFTSNSHYISLKSKDAIADYFRHKYSKRPNVDLDYPDLKIHIHIHKEWLTVSLDSSGDSLHKRGYRTATNIAPINEVLAAGMVLLSGYTGDENFIDPMCGSGTILIEAAMIANNIPANINRKLFAFENWKDYDEDLYFTIQDSLLKKIRSSHFKIMGFDKAPSAVQKAQANVESANLDEFIGVHHVNFFNSKKEVFGNTTIIFNPPYGERLNIDTQEFYKKIGDTLKHNYPGSTAWLITSDTDALKAVGLRTSKRIALKNGDLNCKFVKYELYEGTRKFKERKTDEEE; this is encoded by the coding sequence ATGAATAAAGATTTTAAAATGACAGCCACCACACTTTTCGGTTTAGAAAGTGTATTAGCAAAAGAACTAAAAGATTTAGGCGCACAAGACGTAAAAGAAGGTATTAGAAGTGTTACTTTTCGTGGCGACAAAGGTTTTATGTACAAAGCAAATATGGCTTTAAGAACGGCTGTTCGTGTTTTAAAACCTATTAAAACCTGTAAAATTTACGATGAAGAAGATTTATACGAGGCAATTCAAAAAATAAAGTGGGAAAATTATTTAGAAACCCAAGGTACTTTTGCGATTGGAGCTGTTGTAAATTCTAAAAATTTTACATCAAATTCGCATTACATTTCTTTAAAATCGAAAGATGCAATTGCCGATTATTTTCGTCATAAATACAGTAAAAGACCCAATGTAGATTTAGATTATCCCGATTTAAAAATTCACATTCATATTCACAAAGAATGGTTAACGGTTTCTTTAGATTCTTCTGGAGATTCTCTACATAAAAGAGGTTATAGAACAGCCACAAATATTGCACCCATTAACGAAGTTTTAGCAGCTGGTATGGTTTTGTTATCTGGTTATACTGGAGATGAAAACTTTATAGACCCCATGTGTGGTTCTGGAACTATTTTAATAGAAGCAGCAATGATTGCCAATAATATTCCTGCAAACATAAACAGAAAGCTCTTTGCTTTTGAGAATTGGAAAGATTATGATGAAGATTTGTATTTTACCATTCAAGATTCTTTATTGAAAAAAATTCGTTCTTCTCATTTTAAAATTATGGGTTTCGACAAAGCGCCTTCTGCAGTCCAAAAAGCGCAGGCGAATGTAGAGAGTGCAAATTTAGATGAGTTTATTGGAGTACATCATGTAAATTTTTTTAACTCTAAAAAAGAAGTTTTTGGAAATACGACAATTATATTTAATCCACCTTATGGCGAGCGTTTAAATATCGATACCCAAGAATTTTATAAGAAAATAGGAGATACCTTAAAACACAATTACCCAGGTTCTACAGCTTGGTTAATTACCTCAGATACAGATGCTTTAAAAGCAGTAGGTTTACGAACATCTAAAAGAATTGCCCTTAAAAATGGCGATTTAAATTGTAAATTTGTAAAATACGAATTGTACGAAGGAACTCGTAAGTTTAAAGAGCGTAAAACAGACGAGGAAGAATAA